A stretch of DNA from Nitratireductor thuwali:
TCGTGCCCATCGTCCTTTTCCAGCGGGCCCAGGCCCGCACGCAAGAGCAGGGACGCTAGCCATGGCCGGAACGTGGGGCAGGCTCAACATCGCCGCGCTGGTGCTCGGCTTCGCGTTCCTCTATCTGCCCATCGTGCTGCTGGTGATCTATTCGTTCAACGAATCGCGCCTCGTCACCGTCTGGGCGGGCTTCTCGACAAAATGGTATGCCGCGCTCTTCTCTAACCGGGGTTTGATGGATGCAGCCTGGGTGACGGCGCGGGTCGCCTTCCTGTCGGCGACCGTCGCCACCGTTCTTGGCACCATGGCCGCGGTGACGCTCACCCGCTACGCACGGTTTCGCGGGCGCGTCCTTTTCTCCGGCATGGTGTTCGCGCCGCTCGTCATGCCGGAGGTCATAACCGGCCTTTCGCTGCTCCTGCTCTTCGTCGCCATCAATTTCGACCGCGGTTTCGCCACCGTCACCATCGCCCACATCACCTTCTCCATGTGCTTCGTGGCGGTCGTCGTGCAGTCGCGGCTGATCTCGTTCGACGAGGCGCTGGAGGAGGCCGCGCTCGACCTCGGGGCGACGCCGGTCGGGGCCTTCTTCCAGGTCACGCTGCCGGTCATCTTGCCTGCCGTCGTCTCGGGCTGGATGCTGGCCTTCACCCTGTCCCTCGACGATCTGGTGATCGCCAGCTTCACCTCCGGCCCCGGCGC
This window harbors:
- a CDS encoding ABC transporter permease subunit yields the protein MAGTWGRLNIAALVLGFAFLYLPIVLLVIYSFNESRLVTVWAGFSTKWYAALFSNRGLMDAAWVTARVAFLSATVATVLGTMAAVTLTRYARFRGRVLFSGMVFAPLVMPEVITGLSLLLLFVAINFDRGFATVTIAHITFSMCFVAVVVQSRLISFDEALEEAALDLGATPVGAFFQVTLPVILPAVVSGWMLAFTLSLDDLVIASFTSGPGATTLPMKIYSQVRLGVTPEINAACTLLIGVVTVGVIAASLVTKTREVQRRRDEQLAERG